One Cellulomonas sp. NS3 genomic region harbors:
- a CDS encoding glycosyltransferase: MSARTLLVAHPSPDLYGSDRQLLETITAAVGGGWRVVVVLPMSGPLVPLLEERGARVEVVDHPVLRKALLRPAQLVRLPWRMLAATVRLRRLVRRVDPALVYVNTVTIPEWVLAARLARRPVVCHVHEAEDGHPGLVRRALAAPLLLSRSVIANSAAARDAVTDVVPRLATSVVVVHNGMPGPAEGPAPLRERAPGDPARLALVARLSPRKGIDVALEATALLTAAGRDVTLTVCGTVFPGYEWFEEELRARAGRPDLAGRVTLAGYVHPTWPELASADVVLVPSRLEPFGNTAVEAMLARRPVVATRVQGLAEVVDDGRTGLLVPPGDAAALADAVASLLDDPARAHALAAAGRAEADLRFTAERYGDAVLAVLAGATGHTVEAVARPGS, encoded by the coding sequence GTGAGCGCGCGCACCCTGCTCGTCGCGCACCCGTCCCCGGACCTGTACGGCTCCGACCGCCAGCTGCTGGAGACGATCACCGCGGCCGTCGGCGGCGGGTGGCGCGTCGTCGTCGTCCTGCCGATGTCCGGGCCGCTCGTCCCGCTGCTCGAGGAGCGCGGCGCGCGCGTCGAGGTCGTGGACCACCCCGTGCTGCGCAAGGCGCTGCTGCGTCCGGCCCAGCTCGTGCGGCTGCCGTGGCGGATGCTCGCCGCGACGGTGCGCCTGCGCCGGCTCGTGCGCCGAGTCGACCCCGCGCTGGTCTACGTCAACACGGTGACGATCCCCGAGTGGGTGCTCGCCGCGCGCCTCGCCCGCCGGCCGGTGGTCTGCCACGTGCACGAGGCGGAGGACGGGCACCCCGGGCTGGTGCGGCGCGCGCTCGCCGCCCCGCTGCTCCTCTCGCGGTCCGTGATCGCGAACAGCGCCGCCGCGCGCGACGCGGTGACCGACGTCGTGCCCCGGCTGGCGACGTCGGTCGTGGTGGTGCACAACGGTATGCCCGGGCCCGCGGAGGGCCCCGCGCCGCTGCGCGAGCGCGCCCCGGGCGACCCCGCGCGGCTCGCGCTCGTCGCCCGGCTGTCGCCGCGCAAGGGCATCGACGTCGCGCTCGAGGCGACCGCGCTGCTCACCGCGGCGGGCCGGGACGTGACGCTCACCGTCTGCGGCACGGTCTTCCCGGGCTACGAGTGGTTCGAGGAGGAGCTGCGTGCGCGTGCGGGCCGCCCGGACCTCGCCGGTCGCGTGACGCTCGCCGGGTACGTGCACCCGACGTGGCCCGAGCTCGCGTCCGCCGACGTCGTGCTGGTCCCGTCGCGCCTCGAGCCGTTCGGCAACACCGCTGTCGAGGCGATGCTCGCGCGCCGCCCGGTCGTCGCCACGCGCGTGCAGGGCCTGGCCGAGGTGGTCGACGACGGACGCACGGGCCTGCTCGTCCCGCCCGGGGACGCCGCCGCGCTGGCGGACGCCGTGGCGTCGCTGCTCGACGACCCCGCCCGGGCGCACGCGCTCGCCGCCGCCGGTCGCGCCGAGGCGGACCTGCGGTTCACCGCGGAGCGCTACGGGGACGCCGTGCTCGCGGTGCTCGCGGGCGCGACGGGTCACACGGTCGAGGCGGTGGCGCGCCCGGGGTCCTGA
- a CDS encoding LamG-like jellyroll fold domain-containing protein has product MRQHVHLGRRLAAGLTSLVMAAGVLAVAAQPAAADTAPADPTVPETVAADGLPTVQIDGVVWDQEIVGNRVYVAGNFTTARPAGAAPGTSTVPRSHLLAYDLTTGVLITSFAPTLNAQARSLSVSPDGTRLYVGGEFTSVNGSTRYRVAAFDAATGALQSWAPVVNARVAVVEATNTSVYIGGIFSQAGGANRVRVAQLDATSGLALPFTATPADGQVAAIAISPDRSTVVVGGSFTAVDGAASPGYGLARLDASTGASLPLAVNGLIRNGGENASIYSLYGDDRGFYGTGYVYGSGGNLEGAFSADWEGNLRWVEDCHGDSYDVYTSGDVTYTVGHPHYCATVDGYPQTEPWTAYYANAFTNFVTGPVGRNLYSSYFQFEGNPGPSLLTFFPAFTPANFTGASQATWTVTGNGDYVVYGGEFTHVNGTRQQGLVRMAKKSIAPNKQGPRLYSTSFPVSAQSHEAGEVRIAWNANFDRDNETLTYRVHRGGTVVNEQVVTAKFWNLPQLGFVDTTAAPGSTQQYRVSARDAFNNVQYSDWVTVTVAADGTLSPYAQKVLDDGARSFWRLGEGSGATVRDWAGFNPATALDGVTRGTAGVVAGDPDTASTFDGTDAGRVASQRAQMGRDAFTVEAWFRTTTRAGGKIVGFGNLATGNSARHDRNLYMNTSGQVLFGAFPGTTRTLQSPTALNDGEWHHVSGTLGADGMSLYVDGKRVASRADTVSALAFDGYWRIGGDTTWSGGRNFTGSIDDVAVYDRPLTAAEIDSHYVLSGRASALPPVPADPYGQAVHSDAPDLYWRLGEASGPTAADSGVRNITGAYRNGVVLGQPSGIVGTTNTSARFDGVNDTIGSNVQFVSPSAFTQELWFSTTSTTGGKLVGFGSAASGLSSSYDRHVFLDATGRLTFGAYPGTQVEITSPAAYNDGAWHHLVASQSAAGMRLYVDGVLVGSNAEARAQTYNGYWRVGGDSSWNGTPAYLAARIDEVAVYGRALTDDEVREHFTLGSGTAPANALPVAAFTATPGQRTVAVDASASSDSDGTVTAYAWSFGDGGTATGATATHPYAVGGPYTVTLTVTDDKGGSASTSQQVTVTDPPPNVPPIAAFTSTTSDLTVAVDGSTSSDPDGTVTAYAWTFGDGGTATGATATHDYDAAGTYPVTLTVTDNTGATHQRTAQVTVTDPPVVTDLARDVFDRTVANGWGAAATGGTWTPTTAAAGFSVAAGTGTHRMGAAGANVVTYLDGVSSTDTEVTVAVVPDQEPTGGGTYVSVLGRRVDATNDYRTRLRLWPGGKVTLQLQRGATTLTAADVAGLTSVAGQPLRVRLQVTGTTPTTIRAKVWRDGTAEPAAWQLTTTDATAALQVPGSIGLHSYLSGSSTTLPATVGFRDLWAGPAQ; this is encoded by the coding sequence ATGCGCCAGCACGTTCACCTCGGTCGTCGGCTCGCCGCCGGCCTGACCTCTCTCGTGATGGCGGCCGGCGTGCTCGCCGTCGCCGCGCAGCCGGCGGCGGCGGACACCGCGCCCGCCGACCCGACCGTCCCGGAGACGGTCGCCGCGGACGGCCTGCCCACGGTCCAGATCGACGGCGTGGTGTGGGACCAGGAGATCGTCGGGAACCGCGTGTACGTGGCCGGCAACTTCACGACCGCGCGCCCCGCGGGCGCCGCACCCGGGACGAGCACCGTCCCCCGGTCGCACCTGCTCGCGTACGACCTCACGACGGGCGTGCTCATCACGAGCTTCGCGCCGACGCTCAACGCGCAGGCCCGCAGCCTGTCGGTCTCGCCCGACGGCACGCGCCTGTACGTCGGCGGGGAGTTCACCTCGGTCAACGGCTCGACCCGGTACCGGGTCGCCGCGTTCGACGCCGCCACGGGGGCGCTGCAGAGCTGGGCGCCCGTGGTCAACGCGCGCGTCGCGGTCGTCGAGGCGACCAACACCTCGGTCTACATCGGCGGGATCTTCTCGCAGGCCGGCGGGGCGAACCGGGTCCGCGTCGCGCAGCTCGACGCCACGAGCGGGCTGGCCCTGCCCTTCACCGCGACGCCGGCCGACGGCCAGGTCGCCGCGATCGCGATCTCCCCGGACCGCTCGACGGTGGTCGTCGGCGGCAGCTTCACCGCGGTCGACGGCGCGGCGTCGCCCGGCTACGGCCTCGCCCGGCTCGACGCGAGCACGGGTGCGTCGCTGCCCCTCGCGGTCAACGGCCTGATCCGCAACGGCGGCGAGAACGCGTCGATCTACAGCCTGTACGGCGACGACCGCGGCTTCTACGGCACCGGCTATGTCTACGGCAGCGGCGGCAACCTCGAGGGCGCGTTCTCCGCGGACTGGGAGGGCAACCTGCGCTGGGTCGAGGACTGCCACGGCGACAGCTACGACGTCTACACCAGCGGCGACGTGACCTACACCGTGGGGCACCCGCACTACTGCGCGACGGTCGACGGCTACCCGCAGACGGAGCCGTGGACGGCCTACTACGCGAACGCGTTCACGAACTTCGTGACCGGTCCCGTCGGGCGCAACCTCTACAGCAGCTACTTCCAGTTCGAGGGAAACCCCGGGCCGAGCCTGCTGACGTTCTTCCCGGCATTCACGCCGGCCAATTTCACGGGTGCGAGCCAGGCCACGTGGACGGTCACGGGCAACGGCGACTACGTCGTCTACGGCGGCGAGTTCACGCACGTCAACGGCACGCGTCAGCAGGGCCTCGTGCGCATGGCCAAGAAGAGCATCGCGCCGAACAAGCAGGGCCCGCGCCTGTACTCCACGTCCTTCCCCGTCTCGGCGCAGTCGCACGAGGCCGGCGAGGTCCGGATCGCCTGGAACGCCAACTTCGACCGTGACAACGAGACGCTGACCTACCGCGTGCACCGCGGCGGCACGGTCGTCAACGAGCAGGTCGTGACCGCGAAGTTCTGGAACCTCCCGCAGCTCGGCTTCGTCGACACCACCGCGGCCCCGGGCAGCACCCAGCAGTACCGGGTCTCCGCGCGCGACGCGTTCAACAACGTGCAGTACTCCGACTGGGTCACCGTGACGGTGGCCGCGGACGGCACCCTCAGCCCGTACGCCCAGAAGGTCCTCGACGACGGCGCCCGCTCGTTCTGGCGGCTCGGCGAGGGGTCCGGCGCGACCGTGCGGGACTGGGCCGGCTTCAACCCGGCGACCGCGCTCGACGGGGTCACCCGGGGCACCGCGGGCGTCGTCGCCGGCGATCCGGACACCGCGTCGACCTTCGACGGGACGGACGCCGGCCGCGTCGCCTCGCAGCGCGCGCAGATGGGCCGGGACGCGTTCACGGTCGAGGCGTGGTTCAGGACGACCACGCGGGCCGGCGGCAAGATCGTCGGGTTCGGCAACCTGGCGACCGGGAACAGCGCGCGCCACGACCGCAACCTCTACATGAACACGTCGGGCCAGGTGCTCTTCGGCGCCTTCCCCGGCACGACGCGCACGCTGCAGTCGCCGACCGCGCTCAACGACGGCGAGTGGCACCACGTGTCCGGCACGCTCGGCGCGGACGGGATGTCGCTGTACGTCGACGGCAAGCGGGTCGCGAGCCGCGCCGACACCGTCAGCGCGCTGGCCTTCGACGGCTACTGGCGCATCGGCGGGGACACGACGTGGTCCGGCGGGCGCAACTTCACCGGCTCCATCGACGACGTCGCCGTCTACGACCGCCCGCTGACCGCGGCCGAGATCGACAGCCACTACGTCCTCTCGGGCCGTGCCTCGGCCCTGCCGCCGGTCCCGGCCGACCCGTACGGCCAGGCGGTCCACTCCGACGCCCCGGACCTGTACTGGCGACTGGGCGAGGCGTCCGGCCCCACCGCGGCGGACTCGGGCGTGCGCAACATCACGGGCGCCTACCGCAACGGCGTCGTGCTCGGGCAGCCCTCGGGGATCGTCGGCACGACGAACACCTCGGCGCGGTTCGACGGCGTCAACGACACCATCGGCAGCAACGTGCAGTTCGTGAGCCCGTCGGCCTTCACGCAGGAGCTGTGGTTCAGCACGACGTCGACGACGGGCGGCAAGCTCGTCGGGTTCGGCAGCGCCGCGAGCGGGCTGTCCTCGAGCTACGACCGCCACGTCTTCCTGGACGCGACGGGCCGGCTCACGTTCGGCGCCTACCCCGGCACGCAGGTCGAGATCACGTCGCCCGCGGCGTACAACGACGGCGCGTGGCACCACCTCGTGGCGTCGCAGTCCGCGGCCGGCATGCGCCTGTACGTCGACGGTGTGCTCGTCGGGTCCAACGCCGAGGCGCGCGCGCAGACGTACAACGGCTACTGGCGCGTCGGTGGCGACAGCTCGTGGAACGGGACCCCGGCGTACCTGGCCGCCCGCATCGACGAGGTCGCCGTCTACGGCCGGGCGCTGACCGACGACGAGGTGCGCGAGCACTTCACCCTCGGCAGCGGCACCGCGCCGGCCAACGCCCTCCCGGTCGCGGCCTTCACGGCGACGCCCGGCCAGCGCACCGTCGCGGTCGACGCCTCGGCGTCGTCCGACTCCGACGGCACCGTGACCGCCTACGCGTGGAGCTTCGGTGACGGCGGCACGGCGACCGGCGCGACCGCGACCCACCCGTACGCGGTGGGCGGCCCGTACACCGTCACGCTCACGGTGACCGACGACAAGGGCGGCAGCGCGTCGACCAGCCAGCAGGTCACGGTCACGGACCCGCCGCCGAACGTGCCCCCGATCGCGGCGTTCACGTCGACGACCTCGGACCTCACGGTCGCGGTCGACGGCTCCACGTCGTCCGACCCGGACGGCACCGTCACGGCCTATGCCTGGACGTTCGGCGACGGCGGCACGGCGACGGGCGCGACGGCGACGCACGACTACGACGCCGCCGGGACGTACCCGGTCACCCTGACGGTCACCGACAACACGGGTGCGACGCACCAGCGGACCGCCCAGGTGACGGTCACCGACCCGCCCGTGGTCACCGACCTGGCCCGCGACGTGTTCGACCGCACCGTGGCGAACGGCTGGGGCGCCGCGGCGACCGGTGGCACGTGGACGCCCACGACCGCCGCCGCGGGGTTCTCGGTCGCCGCCGGGACCGGCACGCACCGCATGGGTGCCGCGGGCGCCAACGTCGTGACGTACCTCGACGGGGTCTCCTCGACGGACACCGAGGTCACGGTCGCCGTCGTCCCCGACCAGGAGCCCACGGGCGGCGGCACGTACGTGTCGGTGCTCGGGCGCCGGGTCGACGCGACGAACGACTACCGCACGCGCCTGCGGCTGTGGCCCGGCGGCAAGGTCACGCTGCAGCTCCAGCGCGGCGCGACGACGCTGACGGCGGCCGACGTGGCCGGCCTGACCTCGGTCGCCGGCCAGCCCCTGCGGGTCCGGCTCCAGGTCACCGGCACGACGCCGACGACGATCCGCGCGAAGGTCTGGCGCGACGGGACGGCCGAGCCCGCCGCGTGGCAGCTCACGACGACCGACGCCACGGCGGCCCTGCAGGTGCCCGGCTCGATCGGGCTGCACTCCTACCTCTCGGGCTCGTCCACGACGCTGCCCGCGACGGTCGGCTTCCGTGACCTGTGGGCAGGTCCGGCGCAGTGA
- a CDS encoding glycosyltransferase family 2 protein has product MADLSVTVAVLTYLRPDDLRAVLPTLVAQAAELGPRARVVVVDNDPAAGGRDVVAQVEGARYVHEPQPGIAHGRNRALDEAAGDDLLVFIDDDERPSDGWLRRLVQQYLVDRPLAVVGPVVSEYVVPPDPWVRAGRFFDRRRLPTGTEVTLAATNNLLLDVRQVDAAGLRFDARFGLTGGSDSLFTRQAAAHGLRMVWCDEAVVTDVVPPSRVTRAWVLQRAYRAGNTWTRVSLVVAGSPPARLRARASLLALGGGRVAVGAARTAFGFVTRSAAHEARGRRTLARGAGVLSGLAGTVYSEYARPAAPEPASSS; this is encoded by the coding sequence GTGGCGGACCTGTCCGTGACGGTCGCGGTGCTCACGTACCTCCGGCCCGACGACCTGCGAGCGGTGCTGCCGACGCTCGTCGCGCAGGCCGCCGAGCTCGGGCCCCGGGCCCGCGTGGTCGTCGTGGACAACGACCCCGCGGCCGGGGGCCGGGACGTCGTCGCACAGGTGGAGGGCGCGCGGTACGTGCACGAGCCGCAGCCCGGCATCGCGCACGGACGCAACAGGGCGCTCGACGAGGCCGCCGGTGACGACCTCCTGGTCTTCATCGACGACGACGAGCGGCCGAGCGACGGCTGGCTGCGCCGGCTCGTCCAGCAGTACCTCGTCGACCGGCCGCTCGCGGTCGTGGGACCGGTGGTCTCGGAGTACGTCGTGCCGCCCGACCCGTGGGTGCGTGCCGGCCGGTTCTTCGACCGGCGCCGTCTGCCCACCGGGACCGAGGTGACGCTCGCGGCGACGAACAACCTCCTGCTCGACGTGCGCCAGGTCGACGCGGCCGGGCTGCGCTTCGACGCGCGGTTCGGCCTCACGGGCGGCAGCGACTCGCTGTTCACCCGGCAGGCCGCTGCGCACGGTCTGCGCATGGTGTGGTGCGACGAGGCCGTCGTGACCGACGTCGTGCCCCCGAGCCGCGTGACGCGCGCGTGGGTGCTGCAGCGCGCGTACCGCGCCGGGAACACCTGGACCCGCGTGAGCCTCGTCGTCGCCGGCTCTCCGCCCGCACGGCTGCGCGCGCGGGCGTCGCTGCTCGCGCTCGGGGGCGGCCGCGTCGCGGTCGGCGCCGCCCGGACCGCCTTCGGGTTCGTCACGCGGTCCGCCGCGCACGAGGCCCGGGGGCGCCGGACCCTCGCCCGCGGCGCCGGCGTGCTCTCGGGGCTCGCGGGGACCGTCTACTCGGAGTACGCGCGGCCCGCCGCGCCCGAGCCGGCGAGCTCGAGCTGA
- a CDS encoding DUF1972 domain-containing protein: MTAEAGLRIALVGTRGVPARYGGFETAVDEVGRRLAARGHEVTVYCRSTGEEALPTYAGMRLVHLPAVRRRSLETLSHTGLSVLHLAAHRVDAAIVFNAANSPWLPVVRAARIPVATHVDGLEWKRAKWGPNGRRYYRAAESLSVRWSDALIADAEGIAQYYRDAFAVETTLLTYGAPRLDGTGSERLRALDLEPDGYHLVVARFEPENHVDLIVEGYVRSGATLPLVVVGGAPYSDAYTARVRELADGRVRLVGPVWDQDQLDELYAHARTYLHGHSVGGTNPSLLRAIGAGTAVTAFDVSFNREVLGADGRFFADAAGVATAVEEAERDATGTAARAAGLRVRADAYDWDRVADGYEQLCRDLHERRVPGPRRARRRPVALDGAAASVPADSEALR; this comes from the coding sequence GTGACGGCAGAGGCAGGCCTGCGGATCGCGCTCGTCGGGACGCGCGGCGTCCCGGCGCGCTACGGCGGCTTCGAGACGGCCGTCGACGAGGTGGGTCGTCGCCTCGCCGCCCGCGGGCACGAGGTCACCGTGTACTGCCGGTCCACGGGCGAGGAGGCGCTGCCGACCTACGCCGGGATGCGCCTCGTGCACCTGCCCGCGGTGCGCCGTCGCTCGCTCGAGACGCTCTCGCACACCGGCCTGTCGGTGCTGCACCTCGCGGCGCACCGGGTCGACGCCGCGATCGTCTTCAACGCCGCCAACTCCCCGTGGCTGCCCGTCGTGCGCGCCGCGCGGATCCCCGTCGCCACGCACGTCGACGGCCTGGAGTGGAAGCGCGCCAAGTGGGGCCCGAACGGTCGCCGGTACTACCGCGCCGCGGAGAGCCTGTCGGTGCGCTGGTCGGACGCGCTGATCGCCGACGCCGAGGGCATCGCGCAGTACTACCGGGACGCGTTCGCCGTCGAGACGACGCTCCTGACCTACGGCGCCCCGCGGCTCGACGGCACCGGCTCCGAGCGGCTCCGCGCGCTGGACCTCGAGCCCGACGGCTACCACCTCGTCGTCGCACGCTTCGAGCCGGAGAACCACGTCGACCTGATCGTCGAGGGCTACGTGCGCAGCGGCGCTACGCTGCCCCTCGTCGTCGTCGGCGGCGCGCCGTACTCCGATGCGTACACCGCGCGGGTCCGCGAGCTCGCGGACGGCCGCGTGCGCCTCGTCGGGCCCGTGTGGGACCAGGACCAGCTCGACGAGCTGTACGCGCACGCCCGGACGTACCTGCACGGCCACTCGGTCGGCGGCACGAACCCCTCGCTCCTGCGGGCGATCGGGGCCGGCACGGCGGTCACGGCGTTCGACGTGAGCTTCAACCGCGAGGTGCTCGGCGCGGACGGCCGGTTCTTCGCGGACGCGGCCGGGGTCGCGACGGCGGTCGAGGAGGCCGAGCGGGACGCCACCGGCACCGCGGCGCGCGCCGCGGGCCTGCGCGTGCGGGCCGACGCCTACGACTGGGACCGCGTGGCCGACGGCTACGAGCAGCTGTGCCGTGACCTGCACGAGCGCCGTGTCCCCGGCCCGCGTCGTGCCCGGCGCCGGCCGGTCGCCCTCGACGGCGCCGCCGCGTCCGTCCCCGCCGACTCGGAGGCCCTGCGATGA
- a CDS encoding lipopolysaccharide biosynthesis protein: MPSSAPPAAGLGARAARGGAVTMAGQVVRIGIQVLSVVLLARLLDPHDYGLLAMVLAVIGVGEILRDFGLSSAAIQAPELSRGQRTNLFWINTALGAVLALAVLAGAPLLAALYDEPDVVPVARALAVTFLLNGMATQYRADLVRRMRFSALATSDLAAPAAALAVGVALALAGQGYWALVAQQVTQALVLLVMLGGWARWLPRLPDRSAPVGALLRFGRNLAATQVLGYVANNADSFVIGRRFGAGDLGFYNRGYQLLTTTLSQLRAPTTTVALPVLSRLSDDTDRFAQYVRRGQQTLGYTLVVGVALVAGAAEPVVRVALGEQWLATAPVLRFLAIAGAMQTLAYVGFWVYLARGLTADLFRYSTVTAVVKIACVVAGSTWGITGVAAGIAVAASLEWPLSIWWLSRRTPLPARALVLGALRILAVASLAGAAGYGATLAVHGSPVGQLALATLGLAVVYALALTVPPVRRDLQAVLAVVRTALSRRAGR; encoded by the coding sequence ATGCCATCGTCCGCACCCCCCGCCGCGGGGCTGGGAGCGCGTGCGGCCCGCGGCGGCGCGGTCACCATGGCCGGCCAGGTGGTGCGGATCGGCATCCAGGTGCTGTCGGTCGTGCTCCTCGCCCGGCTCCTGGACCCGCACGACTACGGGCTCCTCGCGATGGTGCTCGCGGTGATCGGCGTCGGGGAGATCCTGCGCGACTTCGGCCTGTCCTCGGCGGCCATCCAGGCCCCCGAGCTCTCGCGCGGCCAGCGGACCAACCTGTTCTGGATCAACACCGCGCTCGGCGCGGTCCTCGCCCTCGCCGTCCTCGCGGGAGCACCGCTCCTCGCGGCGCTGTACGACGAGCCCGACGTCGTGCCCGTCGCGCGCGCGCTCGCGGTGACCTTCCTGCTCAACGGGATGGCGACGCAGTACCGCGCCGACCTGGTGCGCCGGATGCGCTTCTCGGCGCTCGCGACGAGCGACCTGGCCGCACCCGCCGCCGCGCTCGCCGTCGGCGTCGCGCTCGCGCTCGCCGGGCAGGGGTACTGGGCGCTCGTCGCGCAGCAGGTCACGCAGGCGCTCGTGCTGCTCGTGATGCTCGGCGGCTGGGCGCGCTGGCTCCCGCGGCTGCCGGACCGCTCCGCACCGGTGGGTGCGCTGCTCCGGTTCGGGCGCAACCTCGCCGCGACGCAGGTGCTCGGGTACGTCGCGAACAACGCCGACTCCTTCGTGATCGGCCGCCGGTTCGGCGCGGGCGACCTCGGGTTCTACAACCGCGGGTACCAGCTCCTCACGACGACGCTCAGCCAGCTGCGCGCCCCGACCACGACCGTCGCGCTGCCCGTCCTGTCGCGGCTCAGCGACGACACCGATCGGTTCGCCCAGTACGTCCGGCGCGGCCAGCAGACCCTCGGCTACACGCTCGTCGTCGGCGTCGCGCTCGTCGCGGGGGCGGCGGAGCCGGTCGTGCGCGTCGCGCTCGGCGAGCAGTGGCTCGCGACCGCGCCCGTGCTGCGCTTCCTCGCGATCGCCGGCGCGATGCAGACGCTCGCGTACGTCGGCTTCTGGGTCTACCTCGCGCGCGGGCTCACCGCGGACCTGTTCCGCTACTCGACGGTCACGGCGGTCGTGAAGATCGCGTGCGTCGTCGCGGGCAGCACGTGGGGCATCACCGGGGTCGCCGCGGGGATCGCGGTGGCCGCGTCGCTCGAGTGGCCGCTGTCGATCTGGTGGTTGTCCCGGCGCACGCCCCTGCCGGCGCGCGCGCTCGTGCTCGGCGCGCTGCGCATCCTCGCCGTGGCGTCCCTCGCGGGTGCGGCCGGGTACGGCGCGACGCTCGCGGTCCACGGCTCCCCCGTCGGCCAGCTCGCGCTGGCGACCCTCGGGCTCGCCGTGGTCTACGCGCTCGCGCTCACGGTGCCGCCCGTGCGCCGCGACCTGCAGGCGGTGCTCGCCGTCGTGCGGACCGCGCTCTCGCGGAGGGCGGGCCGGTGA
- a CDS encoding CDP-alcohol phosphatidyltransferase family protein, with product MTSRPLVDGPAPSHRDVVARLAAAQKSNRGAPGWSRWVNRPVGRQLAAFAYRRGMTPNQVTAASATVSAVAIALLATLRPTVATGVLVAVLLVLGFALDAADGQLARLTGTGSPAGEWLDHVVDATKTALIHVAVLVTWYRFFDLPDALLLVPLAFGAEASVFFFAIILSEQLRRRGRATADGAGSPGAPAATPASAEPAPVLRSVLVLPADYGVLCVAFLLLGFHGVFVVVYGLLMAANVVFLLGKLPQWYREMRALPAA from the coding sequence ATGACATCCCGGCCCCTGGTGGACGGTCCCGCACCCAGCCACCGCGACGTCGTCGCCCGGCTGGCCGCAGCCCAGAAGAGCAACCGCGGCGCACCGGGGTGGTCGCGCTGGGTCAACCGGCCCGTCGGGCGCCAGCTCGCCGCGTTCGCCTACCGGCGCGGCATGACCCCGAACCAGGTCACCGCCGCGAGCGCCACCGTGAGCGCGGTCGCGATCGCGCTGCTCGCGACGCTGCGCCCGACGGTCGCGACCGGGGTTCTCGTCGCCGTCCTCCTGGTCCTGGGCTTCGCGCTCGACGCGGCCGACGGCCAGCTCGCGCGGCTCACGGGGACCGGCAGCCCCGCCGGGGAGTGGCTCGACCACGTCGTCGACGCGACCAAGACCGCCCTGATCCACGTCGCGGTGCTCGTCACCTGGTACCGGTTCTTCGACCTGCCCGACGCGCTGCTGCTCGTCCCGCTCGCGTTCGGCGCCGAGGCGAGCGTCTTCTTCTTCGCGATCATCCTCTCGGAGCAGCTGCGCCGGCGTGGCCGGGCGACGGCCGACGGCGCGGGGTCCCCGGGCGCCCCGGCTGCGACCCCCGCGTCCGCGGAGCCCGCGCCGGTCCTGCGCTCGGTGCTCGTGCTGCCGGCCGACTACGGCGTGCTGTGCGTGGCGTTCCTGCTGCTCGGCTTCCACGGCGTGTTCGTCGTCGTCTACGGGCTGCTCATGGCCGCGAACGTCGTGTTCCTGCTCGGCAAGCTCCCGCAGTGGTACCGCGAGATGCGGGCGCTCCCGGCGGCCTGA
- a CDS encoding glycosyltransferase family 2 protein has product MTAGGATPGATDADLRGVGVVVVNYGSSDLLRDNLPDELTASGARVHVVDNFSGDAERHSVRALARARGWSLLELDNVGFGAGMNAGAAAAVAAGADTLLLLNPDASIPAAGLAELVATTRAEPLTMVSPLIVLPSGRLQFRGSQVLVREGRTRAADGSDPGLEGAWLAGTVLVLSVTLWDAIGGFDDDYFLYWEDVDLSWRCTAVGGRLLVDPRVRATHDVGGTQATAHPQAKSTTYYYWNCRNRLLFAARHLGPRDRLRWALRTPGYAVEVLLRGGRRQLAHPVAPVGAALRGSFAGLRLLVTHRSPRPLAERATSGAVSAGPETRSSTP; this is encoded by the coding sequence GTGACCGCGGGCGGCGCGACGCCGGGCGCGACGGACGCCGACCTGCGCGGCGTCGGGGTCGTCGTCGTGAACTACGGCTCGAGCGACCTGCTGCGCGACAACCTGCCGGACGAGCTCACGGCGAGCGGCGCGCGCGTGCACGTCGTCGACAACTTCTCGGGCGACGCCGAGCGGCACTCGGTGCGCGCGCTCGCCCGCGCGCGGGGCTGGTCGCTGCTCGAGCTCGACAACGTCGGTTTCGGCGCCGGCATGAACGCGGGGGCGGCAGCCGCGGTCGCGGCGGGGGCGGACACGCTGCTCCTGCTCAACCCGGACGCCTCGATCCCTGCGGCCGGCCTCGCGGAGCTCGTCGCGACGACCCGCGCCGAGCCGCTGACGATGGTCTCGCCCCTGATCGTGCTGCCGAGCGGCCGGCTCCAGTTCCGGGGGTCGCAGGTGCTCGTGCGCGAGGGGCGCACGCGCGCCGCCGACGGCAGCGACCCGGGTCTCGAGGGTGCCTGGCTCGCGGGCACCGTCCTCGTGCTGAGCGTGACGCTCTGGGACGCGATCGGCGGCTTCGACGACGACTACTTCCTGTACTGGGAGGACGTCGACCTGTCCTGGCGGTGCACCGCGGTGGGCGGCCGGCTGCTCGTCGACCCCCGGGTGCGCGCGACGCACGACGTCGGCGGCACGCAGGCCACGGCGCACCCGCAGGCGAAGTCGACGACCTACTACTACTGGAACTGCCGCAACCGCCTGCTGTTCGCCGCGCGCCACCTGGGCCCGCGCGACCGGCTGCGGTGGGCGCTGCGCACCCCCGGGTACGCCGTCGAGGTGCTGCTGCGCGGCGGGCGCCGCCAGCTCGCGCACCCCGTGGCCCCGGTCGGCGCCGCGCTGCGCGGATCCTTCGCGGGCCTGCGCCTGCTCGTGACCCACCGAAGCCCCCGGCCCCTCGCGGAGCGCGCCACGTCCGGCGCCGTCTCCGCCGGGCCCGAGACGAGGAGCTCGACACCATGA